In a single window of the Flavobacterium sp. W4I14 genome:
- a CDS encoding zinc protease (product_source=KO:K07263; cath_funfam=3.30.830.10; cleavage_site_network=SignalP-noTM; cog=COG0612; ko=KO:K07263; pfam=PF00675,PF05193; superfamily=63411), whose product MRSLLFSSLACLLCLSSAFAQEKLGENMHFKKLDNGLEVLVVVDRTVPLVTIEMACRNGSFTETDEFNGLSHLYEHLFFKANKDYPDFERLNSRMNDLDINSNATTREEVVNYFFTLPAANLKPGLSLMNSSIRYPKFIKEDMALENEVVNAEFTRHESSPVFALIEANSRHMWGANYSRKNVIGSHEVILSATPSKMDSIKNKYYWPNNSVLVIAGDVKVDEAFSYVNSVFGSWKRSPVDPFVKWPIPEFKPLQKNDYYFVESNKSPVPFMLFSWHGPDTRNDIPATYAADVFSFIVNQNGSKMKQALINSGLAQQADVNYYTQKYTGPISLMVSPNPAKINECYQEVLKQISLWANEDYLSDLQIERAKRLLSIEQVERREVTSDYAHLLSFWWASASIDYYTHYEENVNKVTRKDLLDYVRKYIKDKPYCAGLMMDKAGMNEVKPETFFKSPK is encoded by the coding sequence ATGCGCTCTCTATTATTTAGCTCCTTAGCTTGTTTATTGTGCCTTAGTTCTGCTTTTGCTCAGGAAAAGCTCGGAGAAAACATGCATTTTAAAAAACTTGATAACGGTTTAGAAGTGCTGGTGGTTGTAGACCGGACCGTGCCACTGGTTACCATTGAAATGGCCTGTAGGAATGGTTCTTTTACCGAAACCGACGAATTTAATGGCTTAAGTCATCTTTACGAACATTTATTCTTTAAAGCTAACAAAGATTATCCCGATTTCGAACGTTTAAATTCGAGAATGAACGATCTGGATATCAATTCTAACGCCACTACTCGGGAAGAAGTGGTTAATTATTTTTTTACGCTTCCTGCTGCTAATTTAAAACCCGGATTAAGCTTGATGAATTCCTCTATCCGTTATCCAAAATTCATAAAAGAAGATATGGCTTTGGAAAATGAAGTAGTAAATGCTGAATTTACGAGGCACGAATCAAGTCCGGTATTTGCTTTGATAGAGGCCAACTCACGGCATATGTGGGGTGCAAATTATTCCCGTAAAAATGTAATCGGTAGCCACGAGGTAATTTTATCAGCTACTCCATCAAAAATGGATTCCATTAAAAATAAATATTACTGGCCAAATAATTCAGTGTTGGTAATTGCTGGTGATGTTAAAGTTGATGAAGCTTTTAGTTATGTAAATTCTGTTTTTGGAAGCTGGAAACGATCGCCGGTTGATCCTTTCGTTAAATGGCCAATCCCTGAGTTTAAACCGCTTCAAAAAAACGATTATTATTTTGTAGAATCGAATAAAAGCCCTGTTCCGTTCATGCTTTTTAGCTGGCATGGGCCAGACACCAGAAACGATATCCCGGCCACTTATGCTGCTGATGTTTTTTCTTTTATTGTGAATCAAAACGGTTCTAAAATGAAACAGGCACTTATTAATTCAGGATTGGCCCAACAGGCTGATGTGAATTATTATACGCAAAAATATACAGGTCCAATTAGTTTGATGGTGAGTCCTAATCCGGCAAAAATAAATGAATGTTACCAGGAGGTGCTGAAGCAAATTTCGCTTTGGGCCAATGAAGATTATTTATCTGATCTGCAGATTGAAAGAGCCAAAAGACTATTATCTATAGAACAGGTAGAAAGGAGAGAGGTTACTTCTGATTATGCACATTTACTTTCCTTCTGGTGGGCTTCAGCATCGATTGATTATTATACCCATTATGAAGAAAATGTAAATAAAGTAACAAGAAAGGATTTACTTGATTATGTACGCAAGTATATTAAAGATAAACCTTATTGCGCTGGCCTGATGATGGATAAAGCAGGCATGAATGAAGTGAAGCCAGAAACATTTTTTAAATCACCCAAATAA
- a CDS encoding DNA polymerase-3 subunit epsilon (product_source=KO:K02342; cath_funfam=3.30.420.10; cog=COG0847; ko=KO:K02342; pfam=PF00929; smart=SM00479; superfamily=53098) — MQEYFLVVDTETSGLPKNWTAPYSKERNWPHIVQIAWIIYDQSYQEIKRENHYIKNTDFTIDKAALKIHKITPEYLHIHGENKEKVMLQFSEDIEKYKPLVIGHFIELDYHMVNVELYRIGKENIFKNLAFFCTMKASAPYITNTVISHLKLDKFYTILFNEAPENTHNALSDTLNTAKIFFHLLKTGKISLTSAYHQEHTFNLEKKKAKDFSFKRILQGFFNGR; from the coding sequence TTGCAAGAATACTTCCTCGTTGTTGATACCGAAACTTCAGGTCTGCCTAAAAATTGGACGGCGCCTTATTCTAAAGAAAGGAATTGGCCTCATATTGTCCAAATTGCCTGGATTATTTATGATCAATCTTATCAGGAAATTAAGCGGGAGAATCACTACATTAAAAATACCGATTTCACCATTGACAAGGCTGCGTTAAAAATCCATAAAATCACCCCTGAGTATCTGCATATACATGGCGAAAACAAAGAAAAAGTGATGTTGCAGTTTTCCGAAGATATAGAAAAATACAAGCCTCTAGTGATCGGGCATTTTATTGAGCTCGATTATCATATGGTGAATGTTGAATTATACCGCATCGGAAAGGAAAATATATTTAAAAACTTAGCTTTTTTCTGTACGATGAAGGCAAGCGCACCTTACATCACCAATACAGTAATCAGTCATTTAAAGCTGGATAAATTTTACACCATTTTATTTAATGAAGCACCCGAAAATACGCACAATGCTTTATCTGACACATTGAATACCGCAAAGATTTTCTTTCATCTTTTAAAAACAGGTAAAATTAGCTTAACTTCAGCCTACCATCAGGAGCATACTTTTAACCTGGAAAAGAAAAAAGCAAAAGATTTTTCGTTTAAGAGAATTTTACAGGGATTTTTTAATGGAAGATAA
- a CDS encoding CBS domain-containing protein (product_source=KO:K07182; cath_funfam=3.10.580.10; cog=COG2905; ko=KO:K07182; pfam=PF00571,PF03445,PF10335; smart=SM00116; superfamily=54631,81301), producing MEDKLADQIYTARIGDITFKKIVSCSPGTPIFEAAIKMSEQKTSCLFIKNDQDVYLGFVTDITLRDNVIAKQLNSNLPIDEVMDTNIVTITPDAYVYEAILMMFSKKSRYLLVNDNGNYVGFLSRNRLLSEQAESPLVFIQSVKSAVNTSDLKLKWQKVPGIVSQLLARGVHSKIVNEVVTTIADTISFKIIEEVIAKLGPPPAKFVFMVLGSEGRKELSLKTDQDNAIIYEDTGEDKRAAVRSYFLDMATQVSDKLNYVGFVYCDGDYMATNPNWTHSLSHWKYNYKNWIEEALPEAAVKFAAFFDCRAIYGDLAIMESLRAFVDEELQKPIEKFYVYLAKNALLYEPPLTYFRNIRTQKIHKKEVFDIKTAMTPIVDLARVYALQNRIFQKENTGERLKALRELGVFSEEQFNELSQSYYYLMGLRLKHQANLIINDLAAPNNFIEIDGLTKIEKVTLIEIFKIIQNFQSGIRMKFTNSLG from the coding sequence ATGGAAGATAAACTAGCCGATCAAATTTATACCGCTCGTATTGGAGACATTACTTTCAAAAAGATAGTAAGTTGCAGCCCAGGCACACCTATTTTTGAAGCTGCAATTAAAATGTCAGAACAGAAAACCAGTTGCCTCTTTATTAAAAATGATCAGGATGTTTATCTGGGCTTTGTAACCGATATTACTTTGAGGGATAATGTGATTGCAAAACAACTGAATTCAAATTTGCCAATTGACGAAGTTATGGACACCAATATTGTTACCATAACTCCAGATGCTTACGTATATGAGGCGATATTGATGATGTTCAGTAAGAAGTCGCGCTATTTATTGGTAAACGACAATGGTAATTACGTTGGCTTTTTAAGCAGGAACCGCCTTTTAAGCGAGCAGGCCGAATCGCCATTAGTTTTTATCCAATCAGTAAAATCTGCTGTAAATACCAGCGATCTAAAATTAAAATGGCAGAAAGTACCAGGCATTGTATCGCAATTATTGGCCAGAGGTGTACATTCGAAAATTGTAAATGAGGTAGTAACTACTATAGCCGATACCATTTCCTTTAAAATTATTGAAGAAGTAATTGCTAAACTTGGTCCGCCACCTGCAAAATTTGTATTTATGGTTTTGGGTAGTGAGGGGAGAAAAGAACTTAGCCTAAAAACCGATCAGGACAATGCCATTATTTATGAAGATACCGGAGAAGATAAAAGAGCGGCTGTACGTTCTTATTTTCTAGATATGGCTACCCAGGTTTCGGATAAATTAAATTATGTTGGCTTTGTATACTGCGATGGCGATTATATGGCCACTAATCCAAACTGGACGCATTCACTATCGCATTGGAAATACAATTATAAAAACTGGATAGAAGAGGCTTTACCCGAAGCTGCCGTAAAATTTGCTGCTTTTTTTGATTGCAGGGCAATTTATGGCGATTTAGCCATTATGGAAAGTTTACGGGCTTTCGTTGATGAAGAACTGCAGAAACCCATCGAAAAATTCTACGTATACCTGGCCAAAAATGCCTTACTCTATGAGCCGCCACTCACCTATTTCAGAAATATAAGAACTCAAAAAATCCACAAAAAAGAAGTATTCGATATTAAAACAGCCATGACCCCTATTGTAGACTTAGCAAGGGTTTATGCATTACAGAACAGGATTTTCCAAAAAGAGAATACCGGCGAACGTTTAAAGGCCTTAAGAGAACTTGGCGTTTTTAGCGAAGAGCAGTTTAATGAACTTTCGCAGTCTTATTATTATTTGATGGGTTTGAGATTGAAACATCAGGCTAATCTGATTATCAATGACCTGGCGGCACCCAATAACTTTATCGAAATTGATGGTTTAACCAAAATCGAAAAAGTAACCTTGATCGAAATTTTCAAAATTATCCAGAACTTTCAAAGCGGCATCCGTATGAAATTCACCAATAGCCTGGGTTAA
- a CDS encoding uncharacterized protein YegP (UPF0339 family) (product_source=COG3422; cath_funfam=3.30.160.160; cog=COG3422; ko=KO:K09946; pfam=PF07411; smart=SM00061; superfamily=160113) translates to MGKFVITKRSNGEFQFNLKASNGQTILTSEGYSAKSSCESGIESVKKNAKDDSKFEKKTSSNGKYHFSLKATNGQIIGSSEMYESTSARDNGIESVQKNAPDAETDDQS, encoded by the coding sequence ATGGGAAAATTTGTAATTACCAAAAGATCGAACGGAGAATTCCAGTTTAATCTTAAAGCGAGCAATGGCCAAACCATTTTAACCAGCGAAGGCTATTCGGCCAAATCGAGTTGCGAAAGTGGTATCGAATCTGTTAAAAAAAATGCAAAGGATGATTCAAAATTTGAGAAAAAGACATCGTCTAACGGCAAGTATCATTTCAGTTTAAAGGCTACAAATGGTCAAATTATTGGCTCCAGTGAAATGTACGAAAGTACTTCAGCCAGAGATAATGGCATCGAATCGGTTCAAAAGAATGCACCAGACGCAGAAACAGACGATCAGAGTTAA
- a CDS encoding hypothetical protein (product_source=Hypo-rule applied; cath_funfam=2.60.120.260; cleavage_site_network=SignalP-noTM; pfam=PF00754; superfamily=49785,55486) — MKKNSLLLTGLFCACLFALSCKKAEVLQPEEKNFSINKKLATTNIITQSRNVNIVYFVPNDLDTLAGYRKRLSDLLLWTQDWYKQEMNRNGYGNKTFGLADDGTGNVKILTIRGTLPKASYPYSGGSGAVASEINAYFAAHPADKTSDHTLIIIPRYAIGSNGTPSGGPFYGTGRWCYALDYEEMDITNLGLSTTVGNRFSVWFGGMVHELGHGLNLPHNRQKVSENSTLGMALMWAGNGTLGKSPTFLTAADAAILNANQVFNNNANTYYGSVTSSINKIYASYSSTLASIVVSGKFTSTGNVTSILYYNDPNVNNEGTGVNKDYNAITWESKKIGTDSFRVEMPIADLQEKADGIPYELKVKLVHDNGTVTEQIYAYTFSGGLPILTFSTKNELSKTGWTIDSFSSEESSDGKATSLIDGNATTVWHSRWRTSATSYPHNVVIKVGTTSKTASGVSLLQRSSLSRAVKDFEILTSTDGVNFTSQGNYVAKNISGVQYFDFASAQTFLYYKIIAKSAHDGQQFACLAELGLY, encoded by the coding sequence ATGAAAAAAAACAGTCTACTTTTAACCGGGCTATTCTGTGCCTGCCTGTTCGCCCTATCTTGTAAAAAGGCCGAAGTATTACAACCAGAGGAAAAAAACTTCTCTATTAACAAAAAACTGGCTACAACCAATATTATTACCCAAAGCCGCAATGTAAATATTGTGTATTTTGTGCCTAACGATCTTGATACCCTTGCAGGTTATAGAAAAAGATTGAGCGATCTTTTATTATGGACACAAGATTGGTACAAACAAGAAATGAACCGTAATGGTTATGGCAATAAAACATTTGGCCTTGCTGATGATGGCACAGGAAATGTAAAAATCCTAACCATTAGAGGAACGTTGCCGAAAGCGAGTTATCCATACTCAGGAGGTAGCGGGGCAGTTGCAAGCGAAATAAACGCTTATTTTGCCGCGCACCCGGCAGATAAAACTAGCGACCATACATTAATCATTATTCCAAGGTACGCTATCGGTTCGAATGGTACACCAAGCGGAGGTCCATTTTATGGTACCGGCAGATGGTGTTACGCTTTGGATTATGAAGAAATGGACATTACGAATCTTGGCTTAAGCACTACTGTTGGCAATCGCTTCAGTGTTTGGTTTGGAGGTATGGTACATGAACTTGGTCATGGATTAAATCTACCACACAACAGACAGAAAGTTTCTGAGAACTCAACCCTAGGTATGGCCTTAATGTGGGCTGGTAATGGAACTTTAGGCAAAAGTCCTACATTTTTAACCGCTGCAGACGCAGCTATTTTAAATGCCAATCAGGTTTTCAACAATAACGCTAACACCTATTACGGTTCGGTAACCAGCAGTATTAATAAAATATACGCCAGCTATTCTAGTACTTTGGCTTCTATAGTGGTATCAGGGAAATTTACTTCTACGGGCAACGTAACCAGCATTCTGTATTACAACGACCCTAATGTAAATAATGAGGGTACTGGTGTAAATAAAGATTATAACGCCATTACCTGGGAATCGAAGAAAATTGGTACAGATAGCTTTAGAGTAGAAATGCCAATTGCGGATCTGCAGGAAAAAGCTGATGGTATTCCGTATGAACTGAAAGTTAAATTGGTACACGACAATGGAACCGTAACCGAACAGATCTATGCCTATACTTTTTCAGGAGGTTTGCCTATACTAACGTTTTCAACTAAAAACGAGTTAAGCAAAACAGGCTGGACCATCGATTCATTTAGTTCAGAAGAAAGCTCTGATGGTAAAGCAACAAGTTTAATTGATGGCAATGCGACTACCGTTTGGCATTCACGTTGGAGAACATCGGCTACTTCGTACCCTCACAATGTAGTAATTAAAGTAGGAACCACTTCAAAAACAGCCAGCGGCGTAAGTTTATTGCAGCGGAGCAGTTTAAGCAGGGCTGTTAAAGATTTCGAAATCTTAACCAGTACAGATGGTGTCAATTTCACCTCACAGGGTAACTATGTAGCAAAAAACATTAGTGGAGTACAATACTTTGATTTTGCTTCTGCACAAACCTTCCTATACTATAAAATTATTGCTAAATCAGCACATGATGGCCAACAATTTGCCTGTCTGGCAGAATTGGGATTATATTAG
- a CDS encoding large subunit ribosomal protein L20 (product_source=KO:K02887; cath_funfam=1.10.1900.20; cog=COG0292; ko=KO:K02887; pfam=PF00453; superfamily=74731; tigrfam=TIGR01032) → MPRSVNAVASRRRRKKILNLAKGYWGARSKVYTVAKNTVEKGLQYAYRDRKVKKREFRGLWIQRINAGARQHGISYSQLIGKLASKEIGLNRKVLADLAMNHPEAFKAVIDAVK, encoded by the coding sequence ATGCCACGTTCGGTAAACGCAGTAGCTTCGAGAAGAAGAAGAAAAAAAATCCTTAATCTAGCCAAAGGCTATTGGGGAGCAAGAAGTAAGGTTTATACTGTTGCTAAAAACACAGTAGAAAAAGGTTTGCAATATGCATACCGTGACCGTAAAGTTAAGAAAAGAGAATTCCGCGGATTATGGATCCAACGTATTAATGCAGGTGCTCGTCAGCACGGTATTTCTTACTCTCAATTAATTGGTAAACTAGCTTCCAAAGAAATCGGTTTAAACCGTAAAGTATTGGCTGATTTAGCAATGAATCACCCAGAAGCTTTCAAAGCTGTAATTGATGCAGTAAAATAG
- a CDS encoding large subunit ribosomal protein L35 (product_source=KO:K02916; cog=COG0291; ko=KO:K02916; pfam=PF01632; superfamily=143034; tigrfam=TIGR00001), with translation MPKMKTNSSAKKRFSLTGTGKIKRNNAYKSHILTKMSTKRKRALGQASIVSDADMGNVKRMLCIGK, from the coding sequence ATGCCAAAAATGAAAACCAATTCCAGTGCTAAAAAGCGTTTTTCGCTTACTGGAACAGGTAAAATCAAAAGAAACAACGCATACAAAAGTCACATCTTAACAAAGATGAGTACTAAACGTAAACGTGCCTTAGGTCAAGCTAGTATCGTATCTGATGCTGATATGGGTAACGTTAAACGTATGCTTTGTATCGGAAAGTAA
- a CDS encoding translation initiation factor IF-3 (product_source=KO:K02520; cath_funfam=3.10.20.80,3.30.110.10; cog=COG0290; ko=KO:K02520; pfam=PF00707,PF05198; superfamily=54364,55200; tigrfam=TIGR00168): MALGRPGFNRGPRPPFKKKEAEHNINQYIKSPEVRLAGDNVEPGIYPLAKALALADELELDLVEISPNAVPPVCRIIDYSKFVYEQKKKQKEIKANAKQTVIKEIRFGPNTNDHDFQFKLKHAVSFLENGEKVRAYVHFKGRAIVYKEQGEILLLKFAQALEDVGKVELLPKLEGKRMFLTVAPKVAKK, translated from the coding sequence TTGGCATTAGGAAGACCAGGATTTAACAGGGGACCACGTCCACCTTTTAAGAAAAAAGAAGCAGAGCATAACATTAATCAGTATATTAAATCGCCCGAAGTGCGTTTAGCTGGCGATAATGTTGAACCGGGGATTTATCCTTTGGCAAAAGCTTTGGCACTTGCTGATGAACTGGAATTGGATTTGGTAGAAATATCTCCAAATGCCGTACCACCAGTTTGTAGAATTATTGATTACAGTAAATTTGTTTACGAGCAAAAGAAAAAGCAGAAAGAAATTAAAGCTAATGCGAAACAAACTGTAATTAAGGAGATCCGTTTTGGTCCTAACACCAACGATCACGATTTCCAGTTTAAATTGAAGCATGCAGTAAGCTTTTTAGAGAACGGTGAGAAAGTTAGGGCTTACGTGCATTTTAAAGGTAGAGCAATTGTTTACAAAGAGCAGGGAGAAATTTTATTATTGAAGTTCGCTCAGGCTTTAGAAGATGTAGGAAAAGTAGAGTTGTTACCTAAGTTAGAAGGTAAACGTATGTTCCTAACAGTTGCGCCTAAAGTAGCAAAAAAATAA
- a CDS encoding threonyl-tRNA synthetase (product_source=KO:K01868; cath_funfam=3.10.20.30,3.30.930.10,3.30.980.10,3.40.50.800; cog=COG0441; ko=KO:K01868; pfam=PF00587,PF02824,PF03129,PF07973; smart=SM00863; superfamily=52954,55186,55681,81271; tigrfam=TIGR00418), which yields MINITLPDGSVRQYEKGTSAHQIALSISEGLARNVLAAEVNGEVWDSTRPIESDSSVKLLTWNDTAGKSTFWHSSAHLMAEALEALYPGTKFGIGPAIETGFYYDVDFGDREFSSDDFKAIETKMIELAKQKETFVRESVSKADAVKYFTEKGDEYKLDLIDGLEDGKITFYTQGSFTDLCRGPHIPNTGFVKAVKLMNVAGAYWRGDETKKQLTRIYGVTFPKASELTEYLLMIEEAKKRDHRKLGKELELFAFSEKVGMGLPLWLPKGTALRERLVNFLTKAQAKAGYEQVVTPHIGHKNLYVTSGHWEKYGKDSFQPIKTPQEGEEFFLKPMNCPHHCEIYKTKPRSYKDLPVRFAEFGTVYRYEQSGELHGLTRVRGFTQDDAHLFCMPEQVKEEFKKVIDLVLYVFKSLGFDNYTAQVSLRDPENKSKYIGSDENWRLSENAIIEAAAEKGLNTVVEYGEAAFYGPKLDFMVKDALGRKWQLGTIQVDYNLPERFELEYTGSDNQKHRPVMIHRAPFGSLERFIAVLIEHCAGNFPLWLSPEQFIVLPISEKYEEYAKKVLDELNNSDIRGLIDFRDEKIGRKIRDSEVKKIPYMLIIGDKEMAEGKVSVRKHGEGDLGEMTLEEFNNLLRKEITV from the coding sequence ATGATTAACATTACTTTACCTGACGGTTCTGTCCGTCAGTATGAAAAGGGCACTTCTGCCCACCAAATTGCATTGTCGATTTCTGAGGGTTTAGCCCGTAACGTATTAGCCGCTGAGGTTAATGGCGAAGTTTGGGATTCAACAAGACCGATCGAGTCTGATTCATCAGTGAAACTATTGACCTGGAATGATACTGCCGGAAAATCAACTTTTTGGCATTCATCAGCTCACTTAATGGCTGAGGCTTTAGAAGCACTTTATCCGGGTACCAAATTCGGTATCGGCCCGGCTATCGAAACTGGTTTTTATTATGATGTAGACTTTGGCGACCGTGAATTTTCATCGGACGATTTCAAAGCCATCGAAACCAAAATGATCGAACTGGCTAAACAAAAGGAAACTTTTGTGCGCGAAAGTGTAAGCAAAGCTGATGCGGTAAAATATTTTACTGAAAAAGGCGACGAGTATAAACTGGATTTAATTGACGGTCTGGAAGATGGTAAAATTACTTTCTATACCCAAGGTTCATTTACCGATTTATGCCGTGGTCCGCATATTCCGAATACTGGTTTTGTGAAAGCAGTAAAACTGATGAATGTGGCTGGTGCTTACTGGCGAGGCGATGAAACCAAAAAACAGTTAACCCGTATTTATGGTGTAACTTTTCCTAAGGCGAGCGAGCTTACCGAATATCTTTTAATGATTGAGGAAGCAAAAAAACGCGATCACCGTAAATTAGGGAAAGAGCTGGAGTTATTTGCTTTCTCAGAAAAAGTAGGAATGGGCTTGCCTTTATGGTTGCCTAAAGGAACTGCTTTGCGCGAGCGCTTGGTGAACTTTTTAACTAAAGCACAGGCTAAAGCAGGTTACGAGCAAGTGGTAACGCCGCATATCGGTCATAAAAATTTATATGTAACCTCAGGTCACTGGGAGAAATACGGTAAAGATTCGTTCCAACCGATTAAAACGCCACAAGAAGGAGAGGAGTTTTTCTTAAAACCGATGAACTGCCCGCACCACTGTGAGATTTACAAAACAAAACCACGTTCTTACAAAGATCTTCCGGTTCGTTTTGCAGAGTTTGGTACGGTTTATCGTTACGAGCAAAGTGGCGAATTACACGGTTTAACCCGTGTACGTGGCTTTACTCAAGATGATGCACACTTATTCTGTATGCCAGAACAGGTGAAAGAAGAGTTTAAAAAAGTAATCGATTTAGTGCTTTATGTATTTAAATCATTAGGTTTTGATAACTATACTGCTCAGGTTTCATTAAGAGATCCAGAAAACAAATCAAAATATATTGGTTCTGACGAAAACTGGAGGCTATCTGAAAATGCAATTATCGAAGCAGCTGCAGAAAAAGGCTTAAATACTGTTGTAGAATATGGCGAAGCCGCTTTCTATGGCCCTAAGCTGGATTTTATGGTAAAAGATGCTTTAGGTAGAAAATGGCAGTTAGGTACTATCCAGGTTGATTATAACCTACCGGAGCGTTTCGAATTGGAATACACTGGTAGCGATAACCAGAAGCACAGACCAGTAATGATCCATCGTGCACCATTTGGTTCATTGGAAAGATTTATTGCTGTTTTGATTGAACATTGTGCCGGAAACTTCCCGTTATGGTTGAGTCCGGAGCAATTTATTGTTCTTCCTATTTCAGAAAAATATGAAGAATATGCAAAAAAAGTTTTAGATGAACTAAATAATTCCGATATTCGCGGGCTGATTGACTTTCGTGATGAGAAAATCGGTCGCAAAATACGCGATTCGGAAGTTAAAAAGATCCCATACATGCTCATTATCGGTGATAAGGAAATGGCAGAAGGAAAAGTTTCTGTCCGTAAACATGGTGAGGGAGATTTAGGCGAAATGACGTTGGAAGAGTTCAACAATTTATTAAGAAAAGAAATAACAGTTTAA
- a CDS encoding hypothetical protein (product_source=Hypo-rule applied; cath_funfam=3.30.1520.10; cleavage_site_network=SignalP-noTM; superfamily=50729) has product MKSLKPTLFFLSLIVLFSCNSSNNDYAYNEKVTSIFLQEMKQIDETDSVFRDTSKVYAKGFPDSILLSTKAENLINNSKMDLADIADLKPGKEAVKFNEGVIEYLIAINGYGKTAQGMLQAKTTDEKKKLHNQLMLAYEKLNTYPDRLLEIQKAYLNEVGLQPK; this is encoded by the coding sequence ATGAAATCTTTAAAACCAACCTTGTTTTTCCTTTCCTTAATTGTGCTGTTTAGCTGCAACTCATCAAATAATGATTATGCCTACAACGAAAAAGTAACTTCAATTTTTTTGCAGGAAATGAAACAGATCGATGAAACAGATAGTGTTTTTAGAGATACTTCGAAGGTATATGCAAAAGGCTTTCCTGATTCTATTTTACTATCCACAAAGGCAGAAAATCTGATCAATAATTCAAAAATGGATCTTGCCGATATTGCTGACCTTAAACCGGGTAAAGAAGCTGTAAAATTTAACGAAGGTGTTATCGAGTACCTGATAGCTATAAACGGTTATGGAAAAACGGCACAAGGGATGCTGCAGGCAAAAACCACCGACGAAAAGAAAAAACTGCATAATCAACTTATGTTAGCGTATGAAAAACTGAATACTTACCCTGATCGTTTACTGGAAATACAGAAAGCATACCTAAATGAAGTGGGCTTGCAACCAAAGTAG